Proteins from a genomic interval of Alteromonas macleodii ATCC 27126:
- a CDS encoding isoaspartyl peptidase/L-asparaginase family protein, with the protein MNPSRIFRQPNKVRHALYAIGALAATFAITSVPALAGDSKQLGKTPVAIAIHGGAGTILKSSMTPEKEADYKSVLTQAVQHGYALLQKGEKGEVAVVETIKILESSPLFNAGIGAVYTFDGEHELDASIMHGGSKNAGAVAGVKTIRSPIEAALLVMNESPHVMLSGRGAEDYAKENGLEQVDNTVFDTEFRKQALDKAKARMQQVSSGYGSQQGNERFGTVGAVVLDQGGNIVAGTSTGGMTAKRYGRIGDSPVIGAGTYADNESCAVSATGHGEYFIRYNVAADICARMKYQGLTLNDAANTVVNDVLVKAGGDGGVIAIDAKGNVAMPFNSAGMYRASVDINGKVKVAIYKD; encoded by the coding sequence TTGAACCCATCTCGTATTTTTCGCCAGCCGAATAAAGTTCGACATGCACTGTATGCAATAGGCGCGCTTGCTGCAACGTTTGCCATTACGAGTGTTCCCGCATTAGCGGGTGATTCCAAACAATTAGGAAAAACACCCGTAGCTATCGCTATTCATGGCGGAGCAGGAACCATTTTAAAATCATCGATGACGCCAGAAAAAGAAGCGGACTATAAAAGCGTATTAACCCAAGCGGTGCAGCATGGCTACGCCTTGTTGCAGAAAGGCGAAAAAGGTGAAGTGGCGGTAGTAGAAACCATCAAAATTCTTGAAAGCTCGCCGTTGTTTAATGCTGGCATCGGTGCGGTATATACCTTCGACGGTGAGCACGAGCTTGATGCGTCGATAATGCACGGCGGCAGTAAAAATGCAGGTGCTGTTGCGGGGGTGAAAACAATAAGAAGCCCAATAGAGGCTGCGTTATTGGTAATGAATGAGTCTCCACACGTTATGCTTTCAGGGAGAGGCGCTGAAGATTACGCAAAAGAAAACGGCCTTGAACAGGTAGACAACACCGTTTTTGATACCGAGTTTCGCAAGCAAGCTTTAGATAAAGCGAAAGCACGTATGCAGCAGGTCTCGAGTGGTTACGGTTCGCAGCAAGGCAATGAGCGCTTTGGCACAGTTGGAGCCGTAGTATTGGATCAAGGAGGCAACATTGTCGCGGGAACATCCACTGGCGGAATGACGGCTAAACGGTATGGACGTATTGGAGACTCGCCTGTTATTGGAGCGGGGACCTATGCCGACAATGAAAGCTGCGCGGTATCGGCCACAGGACATGGTGAATATTTTATTCGATACAACGTGGCAGCAGATATTTGTGCGCGAATGAAGTACCAGGGTTTAACGTTAAACGACGCTGCGAACACTGTAGTTAACGACGTACTTGTAAAAGCCGGTGGCGATGGCGGTGTGATTGCTATTGACGCTAAAGGTAACGTCGCTATGCCTTTCAATTC